The following is a genomic window from Paenibacillus thiaminolyticus.
TTAGTCAAGCGATCTGTTCTGGATGAAATCGGATATTTTGATGAAACGTTCGGTCTGGGCAATTTCGAGGACGATGATCTTTGTTTGCGAGCTTTGCGCAGTGGATATTTGCTAAGAGTGGTTCATAATTCCTATATTCACCATATTGGTCATGCGACGATGAGCCAACTTCAGGAAAGCAATCTGGCCCTATTGTTGCAGCAAAATCGCCTTAAAGCATCGGAGAAGTGGGGAAAGGACATCCATCAGCTTATTTATAAGCCACTGACGAAGGTTAGCCTGTGCATGATTACGCTGGATGCCGAGAAGACGCTTTGTCGATCATTGGAATCGATTCTCGACGAGGTAGATGAAATCATTATTGTTGATTTGGGATCAACAGACAACACGGTCGAAATCGCTAGTAACTATACCCCTCATGTATTTAGCTTACCCGTTCAGAAAGATGATGAAGCTCCATACCGCTATGCGTTTGGGCAAGCAACAAAGCCGTATGTCATTTGGCTGGATCAAGGCCAGGTGTTTACCAGCAATCTCATTAAAAAGCTATGCAGCTTGAAATTCACGCTGGATGATGATCAGGATAAGATTGCTTTGTTCGATGACAAAGTGATTTCTTCGGATGAAGAAACCCATGGAGAGGACGTCCAGGCACCAAAGCGCCCTTTCTTATTTAGAAGAGCGGCTGGATTTCAAATGCCGATACACTAGAGAAGGGGGAGTAGACACCTTGATCACGATTAGTTTATGTATGATTGTTAGGAATGAAGAGGAATCACTCGCGAAGTGTTTGTCATCCGTTAAGGGAATTGCCGAAGAAATTATTATTGTGGATACAGGCTCAACTGATCGAACGAAGGAAATTGCGAGGCAATTTACGGACCGAATTTTCGATTTCGAGTGGATTGATGATTTCTCTGCCGCCCGCAACTATGCTTTTAGCAAAGCTACGAAAAAATATATATTATGGCTGGACGCGGACGATATCATTAAGGAGAAAGATCGGCTTCTGTTTATCCAACTAAAGAAAAAGCTATCCCTCGATGTGGATAGCGTGACCATGCATTATTATCTTGCAGTCGACGAGGCGGGCAATGTAACTTGCAGCTTGAAGCGAAACCGCTTGGTTCGAAGAGACCGCAACTTCCAATGGATTGGTGCAGTTCATGAATTCTTGGCTGTCAACGGAAATATACAGAGCAGCGAGATCGGTATCACGCACTGTAAAAACAAAGTGTATACAGACCGTAACTTGCAAATATATCTCAAGCGGGAGCGGGAGGGCAAGCCGTTTACGCCAAGGGATTTATACTATTTTGCCAATGAACTGCGCGATCATGCCCATTATAGAAAGGCTATCCTGTATTACGAACAATTCCTGGATGGCAAGCAAGGGTGGATTGAAGACAATATCCAGGCGTGCCTGAAGATGGGGGATTGTTATGCAAAACTGGAAGACAAGGAAAAGTTTATTGAATCGATATGCCTGACATTGATTTACGATAAGCCAAGAGCTGAGTTTTGCTGCACGATGGGAAATTATTTTTTGGAGAATCAGCAATATCAATCTGCGATATACTGGTTTACAACAGCAACTGACTACAAACCCGACAGCAATCACATGGGTATGGATAATCCGAGTTATTATACATGGCTTCCGCATCTGCAGCTATGCTTTTGCTACGATCGACTAGGGCAACATGAGAAAGCAAATGAGCATAACGAGAGAGCTCTGTCCTATCATTCGCAGCATCCAAGCATGCTGTATAATACAGAATATTTCCGGAAACTGTTTGCGGAACGCACGAAGGAAATAGAAAACTAATAATGCAAGCCGAATGACAATTACACATATCTAGCCGCTAGAAATGGCTGTGGTATGGCATCTATTGGCATCAACGTTGAAGAATGTTCACAAAAAGTTTAGGTTTATCTATTGTAAATAGCTATGTAGAGGATAAACTAAAAGGGAGCATGCATTTGAATCTACAGCGTGTGGAACAACAGTTTCATTCACGTTTAAAATGGAATAAAGGACTACAAAGGCGTAGTCTTACTAAAGCAAAGAGGCTTAAGGTTATGGTATTCCTATTTGATAGGAAGCGATATAACTTTAAGCCTCTTTGTGTTTATTCTCTGGTATGGGAACATTAACAACACAACTTGTCCTATCCAAACTTTATATCCAGAATATGGCGTCATCGTTCAAAAGTGTATCACAGCTGTAATGGTTGCTATGCTCATTGCAAGTAAAATGGTTCCAAAAAACTGCACCTAAGAAGTAGAGGAGGGTACCCATGAGTATCGATAAAAAGATGATTGAAGAGATGGTTCGTAAAATCATCATGGAAAAAGTAGGGGCTGATGCTATTGAACAGAACGTTCATAGAGGTCCTGGAGGGATTACTTCTGTTAAAGTGCCAAATATGAAAGTAACAGAAGAGGATCGTCTCGATACAGGCAACCCTAATGATATCGTCTATTGTAAAGATCTTTTTTCGCTAAAGGAAAGTCCAAGACTTGGCTGCGGTATCATGGAGATGAAAGAAACAACCTTTGACTGGACACTTAACTATGATGAAATTGATTATGTGATTGAGGGACATCTGGATGTTATCATTGATGGCACAAAGGTGTCAGCTGGTCCAGGAGAAGTGATCCTGATTCCAAATGGAAGTAAGATTCAATTTTCTGTGCCAGAATATGCACGATTTATCTATGTAACATATCCGGCTAACTGGGCAGAACAAGCGTAACATTCTAATTTCTACTCGCCGGAGGAAAAGCGGTTTATATCGGAGGATATGTATGAAGGGGAACTGACGAACCCGCTGAGTTTGAATCGGTATACGTATGTGAGAATAATCCGCTGAAATATATTGACCCAAGTGGACATGCAGAATGTGGAGGGGATACGAACTGCAATCCGAAACCCAAACCGCCGCAACATTTGTGTCATTAATGTAGGCCATTTGTATGCTCAAGGGTTTCTCAGTGCATTTGCCAAGCAACAATCAACAAGGTTGATTAAATCGTCAGAACTACATCAAATGTTTGTCAAAGTGCCTGTAATTCATACGGGCACTTTTTTTGTTACTTTTTGTTACATAGAATAGGAATGTCCTCAAGTTCTTGTCATTCATGTCCCAAAGTTCTTGAATCGACAATAATTCAAAAACCAATTATGAACAAGAAAAAAAGCTAGCTGCATTAAGGGCGCTGGCTTATGTAGAAGACAAGATGATAATCGGGATCGGAAGCGGAAGCACGGCAAGCCACTTTATCCAACTTCTCGGAGAGAAAGTGCGAGAAGGGCTTCAAGTAATCGGCGTGCCTACGTCCAAAGAGACGGAGCGCCTCATCCCACTATGACACTCTATATCCCCCAAAAAGATAATCTCATCGATGTACGGCAATCTCATCGTCGTGGTGATAGGAAGGTATAAATATAATATGTGTAACAATTATAAAACACAGAACGAACAGAAGCTTGGCTGTTTCACAAAACCCGTATTACTTTAAGTTAGTTATAATATCTAAGATCAAGCATTACAAAAACACCATGGTTTCACTAAACTTGTAGGGTGGATGAAGGAGCTCCAGGAACAACATCACAAGACGGATATCGTCTTTGGGATCGAGCCCACCGGACACTACTGGTTCCCGTTAGCTGAATTTCTTGGGCGAGAAGGAGTCAAAGTCGTCTTAGTTAATCCGCATCATGTCAACAAAAGCAAAGAGCTCGAGGACAACTCGCCAACGAAGAACGATTATAAAGACGCCAAGGTAATCGCCGACCTGGTGCGCAATGGGAAATACAGCGAGCCTAAACTGCGGTCCAACGTCTATGCAGACCTTCGGATCCTGATGAATCTTCGAGAGAAGGTCATGGCGAACTTTGGGCAAGTCGAACGCATCATTGCCAGCATCCATGCGCACGAGCAGCGGCGAATCGGTGATTCGGCGGGCATAGTCCAGACTGTGCGATAGAAACGCAGCCGCTTCTTTTTGCACATGCATGCTGCCTTCGCGCAGATTGACGTTGATGCCATAGCCTTCCTGCCCTAGATAGGCAAAAAACGGCGCATAGCCGTCCACCTTTTTGTACGTCGGGGACACGCCTTCTTTCCGGGTATGACTATTGTCGAACGGCGAGACGTCCAGGTCCAGGGCACCTCCCAGGTGAATTCAAGACAAACGGGAATTCTTCCCTTTTCGCTAGTTTACTTCACCGGGGGCTGTTTTTCTAACCTTTTCAGTTTTTTGTTTCACGGATTCAGGGATACTTCGAAGTCCCAATCTTTAACAATATCGTAACATATTATGTATTTCTCCTATTTTATTTCGTGGTAAGATTTACCTGAAAGAAGGATTACATCCAAATTGGGAGGGATAGTTTTGAAAACAAAAAGACCAAAATCGCTAGTGAAAAAATGTACAGGAATTGCGTTAGCAAGTGTAATTGGAATTAGTAGTCTTGGTGTATTCGCAACGAGTGTAAGTGCCGCTGAAAATAAGAACCAGGTGAATGTGAACCAATCACTTAAAGCAGAAGAAATAACGATTACTCAGTTACGGGTTACTATCCAGCATAAAGATGATCCCTTTATTAATCATGTTAAAATATTCATTGATAAACACCTGGAAGAATCGGAATTTTTATGGGGGAAAGTTAGTAATTCGTTAAAAAGAGATATCGTAGATCTACTTACAGGAGATAAAAAAGACTACTCTTACAAAGTTAGTAGAGCTCTTATTGTACACTTTTTAGAGGTCCCGTCCTTATTAAAATCATCAAGTGCAGAATTTAAAAAAGAAATCCTTCAATTACTCAAATACTTATAGATATATGTAATAAGGTCTACTCATCTAATGGAGTAGACCTTATTATATTCTTGGATAGGCGAAGTTTCCGGGAAAACCAGAATATCCGTAAGCAGGTACAAAACACGAACAGGGCCGAGGAAAACGGATTGAGCTCAAATTGTTCCTGTACAATCGCGGCCAGTCCATCGATCTAAAATACTGTATTTTCATATAGTGTTACACACCATATGTGGACATCCGTTTCATTGAAACGGAAATGTCCTTTTTTTGTGTAAATGAAGGTGGAGGTTGTGGAGGAAATGGCTTCGTTTTTTCATGCATATTGTCCTGAAGGAGTGAACAGTAAATACCGTCTCATTGTTTTTGACGATAAGAAGGAAGCGTTCATTCCTCTTACAGAGTTTTATCACGATCAGGTCAACAGAATCAGTGAGAGTTCCGTAATCGCATACAGGGGCGAGAATATCTGAGATATTAGAACTTACCGTTAAATGCCGGGATAAAACTAAATCCACATAAAGCAAGGCACTGGTTTGTGACCTCCATGTTGCGCGGCATTTATGAGCAATCTGAAACAACTGCCCAAATCGAAGACAAGAAGAAGCAGCTTATTGAATATATGAAATGGCGAGACCCAGAGACATTATTAAGCGTGTATGAGCATTATTACGATGAACAGAAATTCCGAGATTTGCATGAGAAGCTTCAGGAAAGCTACATGCAACGCGAGAAAGAGTACTTCAAATCAGCTAAGAAGCGCTCAGTGATCTGAAGGGATGGAACCGTAGTGTCTACAGCAGTGCAATTACAAGAGGAAATCCAAGACAAAACCTGGGGAGCCCTTCTTAGCGGTAAAGTATCGGAGGAACTGTTACTTTTGTCTGATCCAAACGGAGATTACTACTGGGATAAAGTTAAGGAGAAAAATATCAAATATTTTGTTCGGCAATGTGCAGGTCATCCGTGGGCAAACCATTTTGCATTAGCGCTTATATGTTTGTCCGACCGAAATTTAACACCACAATCGATTATGAATATCACGAGTTCTCTGAATGCTCGATTTCGGGATTTGTTCAATCATTTTTCCTTATGACAATAGAGATTTTAGCGTTCGTACAAAGGCCATTACTAATGCAAAAACCAAGCGAAAAGAAGACACTTCGGCTGTAACTCCGTTATTACCTGAAATAAGGGCAGAGGGGCATCTTAGATGGAATCAAGTGCCGGCTGCGTGAAGCTTACCGTACGGCCATTATGAACGTTAGAGAGCAGCGATTGGCACTTCCAATAGAATTTCATTACCAGAGGTCGAGTATGATGTTGATAGCAGAAAACATCTATTGCCACCGAAGAGATATATTTTTCAGTACCAGTCGAGACACGTTAACGTTATAACACTTAATGCGATCCTTCGTTTTCTTTTGCATGGTATTGTGATTCAATCTGCAGAAGGCAATCAAGTTGTTTTGAAAGCTCATCTGTTGAGACATGCATTTGCGACACATGCGGTTCAAACGGAAAAAATACCGGTCGACATTGTGAAAACGCTGCTCCATCAAAAGGACATTGAGGTGACTTCATACTATTCTGCACCCACAGCTCAACAGGTTTCCGAATCAATAAACTCGCTTCACGAAAACTGGATTTCATATTTCGATATCCAAAAGGGGATTCTTAGGGGACCGGAAGAGCTTAAAGAGATTTATGAAGATTACCGCGAAAAGGTACCATGTCAAAGGTAGTGGGAGGTATATGTACTATTGACTCTGTATGCCCGACTAAAATGGCTTGTGTCGGATGTGGAGCAAAAGTTCCGCGTCCGGAATTTAAAGACGAAATAGCCGCCTTTTATAATTGGGCGGAGGAGAGTGAAAAACGATTTGAGCAGTTGGGTCTACTCCTTGAAGCAAAGAAAATGAAGATCGCAAAAAATAGAGCTAAAAACGAACTTAAGGAAATACAACTGATAGAGAAATCTCAAAGGGATGAGACATATGCGCCGGAAATCCGTATCACCTCCTTACCGAACTGTTTCGGACAAATCAAAGGTTATTGATCCAGAAGGAATAGGTATCCACCAAAACACAATTCGTAAGAACCAAGAACTTCATAATCATTTTCTTCAGTATAGAACAACCAAGGTTTATAATCCGCGTAAAAGGTCATCTAAGCCCTTAGATAATGATCTGGATGCTTTCAAGCACATAAAACAGGATCGCGACATAGATCGAGTCAGACAGCGTTATATGCAGTTAACAAAGCCAGAATTGGTTGATCTACTGATTCTGATGGAACAGTATATTGCATATCAGAATCAGCATTGGCTGAAAAGTCAATTTGAGAAGTTTATCAACGAATGAATCCTATCTCTATCTCTTTAACAAGCAATAGCCTTCAAAATAATTTGGCTAAAGTCAGAGGATGCGAAGCAACCGAATTGCCAAAGCTGATGGTAGAATCGACAGACTTATACCTTATAAAAAACAGTGGAATTAAATTGACGGAGCAAGTTGAGTGTGATAACATTGGTTTAACTTAAAACGAAAAGGCTATGATGAGAAATAGTAGGTATTAGGGATCTCACAGAGAGAAGATGGTTGGTGCGAATCTTCATTGATCTAATAGTGAAGCAGTCTCGGAGCTGTGAACCGAACAGAGGAATCTTAGTAGGCTTCAACGGAGTTCCACCGTTATTCAGGAAACAATATCGGAGATATCCCGTATTGATAGAGTGCAGAGAAATCTGAAATTAGGTGGTAACACGGACATAATAGTTCGCCCTAAGTTGACAAGAAATATGTCAGCTTAGGGCTTTTTTGTTTTATTTCTTCTCGTTTGAATATCTGCAAAATAATTTTCCGAGAATAAATAATAATTGAAATGGAGGTATTGAGCATGGTGAAAATGACACCAGATGAGTTAAGAAAATCATATATTGATTTTATGAAAGGAATAGGGGCTAGCCAAGTGCCCTCTTCTAGCTTGTTACCAGAAAATGATCCCTCAACGTTGTTTACAGGAAGTGGAATGCAACCTATGGTTCCATATTTATTGGGGGAAAAGCATCCGATAGGTAATGAGATTGCTAATATTCAGAAGTGTTTAAGGACAGTGGATATTGATGAAGTAGGAGATACGTCGCATCTGACATTTTTTGAAATGATAGGTCGATGGGAGTTTAAAGCAAATGAAAATAACTATAAGAAAAAGCAAATCGATGCCATTTGGAATTGGCATATTATCGAATTAGGAATTGATCCTGGCAGGCTGTATATCAGTGCTTTTATAGGAAGTGATGAT
Proteins encoded in this region:
- a CDS encoding glycosyltransferase family 2 protein, giving the protein MTTSIIILTHNQLPLTYQCLQSIRLHTQDYELIVIDNGSTDGTVAYLDAQPDVIVHANNKNLGFAKGCNQGIELSKGETILFLNNDTVVTEHWLENMLSVLYENERVGMVGPVTNYSSGHQQIPVPYTDLSGLDSFARRHCEENAGCYSDVRRLVGFCLLVKRSVLDEIGYFDETFGLGNFEDDDLCLRALRSGYLLRVVHNSYIHHIGHATMSQLQESNLALLLQQNRLKASEKWGKDIHQLIYKPLTKVSLCMITLDAEKTLCRSLESILDEVDEIIIVDLGSTDNTVEIASNYTPHVFSLPVQKDDEAPYRYAFGQATKPYVIWLDQGQVFTSNLIKKLCSLKFTLDDDQDKIALFDDKVISSDEETHGEDVQAPKRPFLFRRAAGFQMPIH
- a CDS encoding glycosyltransferase family 2 protein; this translates as MITISLCMIVRNEEESLAKCLSSVKGIAEEIIIVDTGSTDRTKEIARQFTDRIFDFEWIDDFSAARNYAFSKATKKYILWLDADDIIKEKDRLLFIQLKKKLSLDVDSVTMHYYLAVDEAGNVTCSLKRNRLVRRDRNFQWIGAVHEFLAVNGNIQSSEIGITHCKNKVYTDRNLQIYLKREREGKPFTPRDLYYFANELRDHAHYRKAILYYEQFLDGKQGWIEDNIQACLKMGDCYAKLEDKEKFIESICLTLIYDKPRAEFCCTMGNYFLENQQYQSAIYWFTTATDYKPDSNHMGMDNPSYYTWLPHLQLCFCYDRLGQHEKANEHNERALSYHSQHPSMLYNTEYFRKLFAERTKEIEN
- a CDS encoding cupin domain-containing protein: MSIDKKMIEEMVRKIIMEKVGADAIEQNVHRGPGGITSVKVPNMKVTEEDRLDTGNPNDIVYCKDLFSLKESPRLGCGIMEMKETTFDWTLNYDEIDYVIEGHLDVIIDGTKVSAGPGEVILIPNGSKIQFSVPEYARFIYVTYPANWAEQA
- the tnpB gene encoding IS66 family insertion sequence element accessory protein TnpB — encoded protein: MDGLAAIVQEQFELNPFSSALFVFCTCLRIFWFSRKLRLSKNIIRSTPLDE